A region of Porites lutea chromosome 13, jaPorLute2.1, whole genome shotgun sequence DNA encodes the following proteins:
- the LOC140923221 gene encoding trace amine-associated receptor 1-like: MMNISTATVSPNIPNAKGVNGQAIAQLLPLALLIIVANGLVLILFSKRRELHTPPNYVLLSLAICDLMNGLVNIPLFIIVAFTPVITSGEVKFYLVYLVGVLHHLTAISACYHILAVTTEKYLAIIWPVRHRSISVKKVAIVLIIIWLVSVIVAFIPFSWLHLEFRDIQAKFSLAHVALCLVAVFLLPYSFMIYAFVVIFKKISSPSKIKDNVSSRPHISRRQAAAEKRCLILFALMATFFLACWLPWFILTLFHRIKHEIKVDNLEIPSHVFVLVRYTSSIFNPLLYTFFRRDFKTALKSFLKKKTNEDFPMLPLF; the protein is encoded by the coding sequence ATGATGAATATTTCAACTGCGACAGTGTCACCAAACATCCCAAACGCAAAAGGAGTAAACGGCCAAGCAATCGCACAACTTCTCCCTTTAGCCTTGCTGATCATCGTTGCAAATGGCttggttttgattttattttcaaagagAAGGGAGCTTCACACACCACCAAACTACGTACTTTTAAGCTTAGCTATTTGTGATCTAATGAACGGGCTTGTAAACATCCCACTTTTCATCATCGTTGCGTTCACACCAGTCATCACCTCTGGTGAGGTAAAGTTTTACCTGGTTTATCTAGTTGGCGTTCTCCACCATCTGACTGCGATATCCGCTTGTTATCACATTCTTGCAGTGACCACCGAGAAATACCTGGCAATAATATGGCCTGTAAGACACCGTTCGATAAGCGTAAAAAAAGTTGCAATAGTACTTATAATTATTTGGCTGGTGTCCGTCATTGTAGCATTTATTCCTTTTTCTTGGCTTCACCTGGAATTCAGAGATATTCAAGCAAAGTTCTCGCTGGCGCATGTTGCACTTTGTCTCGTAGCAGTCTTTCTGCTGCCATATTCATTCATGATTTACGCTTTTGTGGTtatcttcaaaaagatttcaagtcCAAGCAAAATCAAAGACAATGTTTCTTCAAGGCCACACATAAGTCGTCGACAAGCTGCTGCCGAGAAAAGGTGCTTGATATTGTTTGCTTTAATGGCGACATTTTTCCTGGCCTGTTGGCTGCCATGGTTTATCTTAACACTGTTCCATAGGATCAAACACGAGATCAAAGTGGATAATTTGGAAATTCCCTCGCATGTATTCGTTCTTGTCAGATACACTTCTTCAATCTTCAATCCTTTGTTGTACACTTTCTTCAGGCGAGATTTTAAAACGGCGTTGAAAtcttttcttaaaaagaaaaccaaCGAAGATTTTCCGATGTTGCCTCTTTTTTAG